In Polynucleobacter sp. AP-Ainpum-60-G11, one DNA window encodes the following:
- the odhB gene encoding 2-oxoglutarate dehydrogenase complex dihydrolipoyllysine-residue succinyltransferase, whose translation MAIFEVKVPQLSESVAEATLLQWKKKVGDAVGQDEILIEIETDKVVLEVPAPSAGVLTEIVIADGGTVVAEQLIAKIDSTAVASAAPAAAAAPAPAAAPAAAPAKAAPAAKSTGAAAAPSAAKILAEKNIDAGQVAGSGRDGRITKGDALNASAGGAKSAALPSAPIPMGDRPEERVPMSRLRARIAERLLESQANNAILTTFNEVNMAPVIAMRNKYKDQFEKVHGVKLGFMSFFVKAATHALKKFPLLNASVDGNDIVYHGYFDIGIAVSSPRGLVVPILRDVDQMNLADIEKKIAEFGVKAREGKLSLEDLTGGTFSISNGGVFGSMLSTPIINPPQSAILGIHATKERAVVENGQIVIRPINYLALSYDHRIIDGREAVLGLVAMKDALEDPSRLLLDL comes from the coding sequence ATGGCTATTTTTGAAGTTAAAGTTCCCCAACTCTCCGAGTCAGTAGCTGAAGCTACTTTGTTGCAATGGAAAAAGAAAGTCGGCGATGCCGTCGGTCAAGACGAAATTTTGATTGAAATTGAAACAGATAAAGTGGTGTTGGAAGTTCCAGCACCATCTGCTGGGGTTCTCACAGAAATCGTGATCGCAGACGGTGGTACTGTTGTTGCTGAGCAGTTAATCGCAAAGATTGATAGCACAGCCGTTGCTTCTGCTGCTCCCGCTGCCGCAGCCGCTCCAGCACCTGCAGCAGCTCCAGCAGCCGCGCCTGCCAAAGCTGCGCCAGCTGCTAAATCAACCGGTGCAGCAGCCGCACCTTCAGCCGCAAAAATCCTTGCTGAGAAAAATATCGACGCTGGTCAAGTTGCTGGTTCCGGACGTGATGGTCGTATTACTAAAGGTGATGCGCTAAATGCTTCTGCCGGTGGTGCAAAATCTGCTGCACTGCCAAGTGCGCCAATTCCAATGGGTGATCGCCCAGAAGAGCGCGTACCAATGAGCCGTTTACGTGCTCGTATTGCTGAGCGTTTGCTCGAGTCACAAGCAAACAACGCTATTTTGACTACTTTTAATGAAGTCAACATGGCACCAGTAATTGCTATGCGTAACAAGTACAAAGATCAGTTTGAAAAAGTCCATGGCGTGAAATTAGGATTCATGTCTTTCTTCGTTAAAGCGGCTACTCATGCGCTGAAGAAATTCCCATTGTTGAATGCATCTGTTGATGGCAACGATATTGTTTACCACGGTTACTTTGACATCGGTATTGCCGTTAGTTCACCACGTGGCTTAGTGGTTCCGATTCTGCGTGACGTTGACCAAATGAATTTGGCTGATATTGAGAAGAAGATCGCTGAGTTTGGCGTTAAGGCTCGCGAAGGTAAGTTGTCATTAGAGGATTTAACTGGCGGCACATTCTCAATCTCTAACGGCGGCGTATTTGGCTCTATGCTTTCTACCCCAATTATTAATCCTCCACAGTCAGCAATCTTGGGTATTCACGCTACTAAAGAGCGTGCGGTGGTTGAGAATGGACAAATCGTAATTCGTCCAATTAACTACTTGGCTTTGTCATATGACCATCGCATTATTGACGGTCGCGAGGCAGTGCTTGGTTTGGTTGCAATGAAGGATGCGTTGGAAGATCCTTCACGTCTTCTCCTTGATTTGTAA